The Chitinophaga pinensis DSM 2588 region TGGATCTGGTTGAGATTTCCCCTAATGCCGTACCTCCGGTATGCCGCATCATCGACTATAACAAATTCCTCTACGAGAAGAAGAAGAAGGAAAAGGAGATGAAGGCGAAAGCTCATAAGAGCGAGGTGAAGGAAATTCGTTTCACGCCAAATACAGATGACCATGACTTCGATTTCAAGGCGAAACATGCTGAGAAATTCCTGAAGGATGGTAACAAAGTAAAAACATATGTACAGTTCAAGGGTCGTGCGATCATGTTTAAAGAACGTGGTGAGCTGATTCTGCTGAAGTTCGCTGAAAGGCTGGCTGAAGTAGGCGCCCTGGAAGGTATGCCGACAATGGAAGGTAAACGCATGATCGCGATCTTCGCACCTAAGAGTGCTAAGAAGAAATCTGACGGCGGTAAAGAAGATCGTCCGAAAGAGGATCGTCCAAAGGATGATCGTCCGAGGGAAGATCGCCCGCAGCAGCCGAGAGAGCCGCGTCCAGCACCGACTCCATCTGAAGGCAAACCTGAGTAATAGGAACTTAATCCGCTTTATTTACTTGGTGCAATTATATCGAATGAACCCGGGACCTGTGTTCCGGGTTTTTTTGTTTGCAGTCCTCCTTACTATCTTCCTCCATGTAGTCTCAGATAAGAAATACTTATGTTTAAATTCTAAACAACCGGATACCCAAATTTATTATATTGGGTAAGTTTTGACACAATATGCAGGAAAAGATCATTTGTTTTTTAATTGACGACGACGACGATGACCAGGAAATTTTTGCCCTGGCACTTGATACGATAGACCCGGATATTACTTGCATCACCGCAAATGACGGAATCGAAGCGCTGAACAAACTTAATATTGACAGCGACTTTATTCCTGATTTTATTTTCCTGGACCTGAACATGGTGCGGATGAACGGGAGGGAATGCCTGACCGAGATACGGAAACTGCCACGTCTGAAAAAGACTCCCGTCATTATATACTCCACTTCCTCAGAGCAGAAAGATATCACCGAAACAAAATCGTTAGGGGCCAATGATTATATCGTGAAACCCCCCAGCATCTCCGAACTTGTTAAAAGATTGGAGCAAGTTTTGAGAGGTAGAATTCAGACGATTTAGATACTTTATGGAACTAACCAAGACCGTAACCCCTGAATTCCTCACCGGCGGCGGTGAAATGGGGGAATTGATTCGCTCCAGGGATTGGTCTAAAACGCCATTAGGACCTGTTGAAGCGTGGCCTCAAAGTTTGAAGACCTGTGTGCGTATTATGCTTACTTCACGGCAACCCATGTTTGTATGGTGGGGCGGCGACCTGATTAACCTGTATAACGATGCATATAGAAGTATTCTCGGCGGAAAACACCCTGCCGTGCTGGGAAGTCCTGCCAGTGAGGTATGGACGGAAATATGGGACCAGGTAGGTCCCAGGGCAGAAGTGTGTATGCAGCAGAATGTTGGCACATATGATGAATCATTGCTGCTACTGATGGAGCGGAATGGGTATCCTGAAGAAACCTACTACACGTTTTCATATAGTCCGGTGCCTGGAGATGAAGGCGGCACCAGCGGTATTATCTGCGCCAATACTGACGATACACAACGTATCCTTGGTGAAAGACAATTACGTACGTTGAAAGATCTGGGTAGATACCTGGCGGAAGCAAAAGATGATGCAGATGTATATAACCGCGCTGTAGAAATATTAAAAGAAAACCCGGCAGATTTCCCTTTTGCCTGTTTTTACGAACTCAGTATACAGACCGGCACCCTGAACATGACGGCGAAAACAGATGAACTGTTGTCCACAGATATCCTGCCGCAAGAGCTTATCCTGGAGAGTACGATTGCTGACGACTGGCAGTTTCCCTACGTGATAACGCATAACCGTGCGGCCAGGATCGAGGAGCTTCAGGCGAAATATGGACAACTGCCTTCTGGTTGCTGGACGATCAGTCCGGACCAGGCACTCGTGATTCCTGTGATGCAAAACGGACAGGATTGTCCTTTTGCATTGCTCATCGTAGGTATTAATCCGCACCGGCAACTGGATGAAAAATACACCAGTTTTTTTCAGCTGGTCGCCGATCAGATCGCGGGTAGTATTGTAAATGTGCATACAGTAGAAGAAGCCCGAAAAAGGGCGGAAGCGCTGCTGGAAATAGACCGGGCAAAAACCGCCTTTTTCAGTAATATCAGTCACGAGTTCCGCACACCATTGACGCTGATGCTGGGGCCACTGGAGGAATTGTTGTCTCAACAGGATGGTGTACTGACTAAGCAGCAGGAAGCCAATGTCACCGCTACTCACCGTAATGCTATGCGCTTGCTGCGACTGGTAAATACGCTGCTCGATTTCAGCCGTATTGAAGCGGATAAAGTCAGGGCACAGTATTTTCCGGTAAACCTCAGCGACGTGACGACGGATATCGCCAGTACGTTCAGAGCAGCAGTGGAACATGCAGGATTGGAATTCAATGTGACGTGTAAGGACCTCTCTATGGCTGCTTATGTTGACCGCGATATGTGGGAGAAGGTTATCCTGAATCTCTTATCCAACGCCTTTAAATATACCTTACAGGGGAGCATCAGTGTGATCCTGGAGGAAAGCGATCAACACGCCATATTGCTTGTACGTGATACTGGCGTAGGTATTCCGGTGTCGGAACTGCCTAACATGTTTGAGCGTTTCCATCGGGTAAAACAAAGTAAAGGCCGCTCCTTTGAAGGAACTGGTATCGGTCTTTCACTCGTGCGGGAGCTGGTACAACTGCACAACGGCGATATCAGTGTGGAGAGCGAGGAAGGGAAAGGCAGTACGTTTGCCGTAAAGATACCGCTGGGAAGAGCGCATTTGCCGGAAGAGCAGGTGGTAGAAAATGCAGGTGCAGGTACTAACCAGACACCCGGACTTAGTGCCGCTTATGTCAATGAGGCCATGTATTTCAACCGCCAGCAGGATAGCAATGGCATCGATATCGATAGGATTGAAGAAGGAGAAGAAAGAGCGCGTGTCCTGATCGTGGATGATAATGCTGATATGCGCGACTATCTGCAACGCCTGCTTGAAAAACAATATTACATCGAAACAGCCGCCAACGGAAAACTGGCGCTGGAAAAGATAGCAACACATCAGCCTGAACTGATCATCAGTGATGTGATGATGCCGGAAATGGATGGTATCGAACTGTTGCATCATGTAAAACATAACCCTGCAACGGAGTCATTACCAGTGATCCTGGTGTCTGCCAGGGCAGGTGAGGAAGCGACTATTGAAGGCTATGATATTGGTGCGGATGATTACCTGACAAAACCATTTTCCGCCAAAGAATTACAGGCAAGGGTACGTGCACAGATCAGGGTATCCCGGCTGCACCGACATGCGCTGGACATCTTACAACATAGTGCAGAGGAACTGGAAAAGAAGGTAGAAGCACGTACTTCTGAGCTATTACGAAAAAACTCGGAACTGGAGCAGTTTGCCTATATCGCCAGTCATGATTTGCAGGAACCACTACGTAAGATCAGAACCTTCTCTGAGTTGTTGCAGAAAAGTCTGCAGAAAGGGAATCCCGTTAATAATTACTTTGATAAGATCCAGTCATCCGCAGAAAGGATGACGCAACTGATCAAAGACGTGCTGGATTATTCCCGTCTCTCCAACACGGAAGAGAAGTTTGTTCCGATCGATCTGAACACGATATTACAACAGGTAAAAGGCGATTTTGACCTGCTGATAGAGCAGAAACAGGCGACTATAAAAAGCAATACGCTGCCGGTGGTCAAAGGTATTCCTTTACAGCTTCAGCAGCTCTTTACCAACTTAATAGGTAACTCGCTCAAATTCTGTGAAAATCAGCCACTTATAAGTATTTTCGCATCACCACTACCGGCGCCGGAAATACCGTTTTATCCGGGCTTACAGGAGGATATTTCTTATGTAAAACTGGAGTTTTCTGATAACGGAATCGGTTTTGAACAGCAGTTTGCCGAAAGGATATTTGCCATCTTCCAGCGATTGAATGAACGGAAGGTATATGCCGGTACGGGTATCGGGCTGGCACTCTGTAAGAAGATCGTAGAGAATCATCATGGGATCATCAGGGCGAATGGAAAGCTGAATGAAGGCGCTACATTTACAGTGATACTACCTGCTTAATATACCGGCAAAACATCAAAATAAAAGAGGAACTGAGCAGTCAGTTCCTCTTTTATTTTTGCAACAAGTTATGGTGATCGTTATTGCGGATATCCCGAGAAAAAGAAGGTAGGATGCTCTACACTTTTTAACTGGGCCAGTTTACCTTCCTGACTGTCTACCAGGAAATCCATGGTAAAGCGGTCATTCCGGATATAGTCCAGCAAAGGTTTCATCTCCGTGGCAATCAGGCCGGCATTGCCCCTGAAGGTTTGTCCGGTGAATTTGAATACCCCGGCATTTGTCTTCGTATAGGTGAACGGATACTGTGCCAGGTACAAGTTGTTGTTCTGAATGACGTAGACATCCACGTTCATGATACCCTGTGTCACGTCAAAGGCAAACTCTGTATAATACAGAGTCAGGCGGTAAGGGCCTGTACGAATAGCATTCGCCGCAGTGGTATAGATCGTCGTGAAGTCGGCCGACCATCCCGGTAATGCCTGTGGCGGAACGATCAGGGAAGCAAAGTCAATGCCCAGTAACCTGTGTGCCGGCACGACAGAGCTGGGAGAGACTTTTACTTCTACCCGTTGACCATTTACAGTAACATAGAAGACTTCTTTCACCGGATCCCAGAAGAGTTCATGGAATGTATTGCCGTTGTACGTGATCGGGTTCTTCAGATAGAGTCCGTTTAATGTATAATAGTATCCGGTGGATAACAGCTGTACCTGCCCGGCATCATCGATGTAGATCAGGGTAAAGTTTTTGGCAAAGGAGTTCACACTTACCTGTAATTTGCGCCCATCGCTGAATTCGAGATACAACCACGGATTTTGCGCCATGTAGCTTTGCATGTTGTCAATCAGCGAAACGAAGTCACCTGCTGCATACGCTTCTGCTTCCGCCTGTGTCGCTTTTACCATCACCATTCTGGTGTTGTTGGCGATACCCGTCAGTTTGATGGTATCCGCAGAAACGGCATCTATACTGTACTCAAAATCGATCGCATAACCCTGTCCGGTTGCTCCGCCGTAGACATTCGGATCAGGATCGGAGAGCAGGTGCAGGTAGGAATAGGTATCAAATAGTAGGGATGGACGCTGAACTGCTTTCAGGCGGTACGTACTTTCCAGTCCCTGACTGGCTGCATCCGGTGTAACGTCACTGTACATGGTGACCCGGTCATTGGCGCCGAACTTAAAATAGAAGGCGTATCCGCCACCGGCGGCAGGATAGACACCTGTTTTCCATCCGTAGGCACTTCCTGTTAATGTGGCCTTGTATTCTTTCATGGCTTCCTCCAAACGTTCTTCCGGTTTCTCTCCGAAAAGCGATTCGGTTTTATCCTTCGAACATGCGGCAAAGAGGAATGCCAGCAGTATAATATATAGTCTGTTATAAAGCATGTTTCCTGTTTTACAAGTTATCAATTGCATCCTGTACGCGGGTCTGGAGACGGTAGAAGTCGATGTTGTAATTCTCCATAAAGTAGCGCACAACGATTTCTTCCTTCTGACGGAACTTCGCCTGTGCATCATCCGGGGCTTCGGCAATAATGGCTTCATAACCATCTTTACCTTCTACCAGCATGGTGGAGATCATTTCTACAAAGTCTTCATCCGGTGCGCTGCGGGCATACTGTGTAATAAATCCTCTATCCAGCGCTTCTTCCAGTGTATAGTCATTCCAGCTACCGGTATAGCCGGTAGAGATGCGTTTGTATTCTACAGGGTACATAATGGTCTGATGCAGAATATGCGCAAATTCGTGGTGAATGGTATGCAGCATTTCCTTTACAAAAGGCTTGTCAGTCAGTAAAAAATCATTCAGCCAGAATAATACGATCTTACGACCGCCTTCTGCTGTACCGAGTGTGATGGTATTGTTAGAGTTGAACTGCGGACTACCTACCAGGACAAACTGTTTCTGACAATAGGTTTTGAAGAAAGTCTCGCCGGCTTCTGCGATATAAGGCGCGATCCAGGTTTTCTGGATAGTGCTCATAACCGGTTGCACTTTACTTTCCATGACTGGTACCAGTGTTTTATCCAGGGTCAGTTCATAGCGTTCGAAGCGGTATTTGACTTCGATATTAAAGGGCTTTGTGAATACGGAATCCAGCCAGAAATCCAGCGGTCCTTTTACCCAGGTTTCACCTCCGAGGCCGGGGATGTTCACACTATCTATTTTATCATCCTTTGAACAAGCCATGATGCTACCGAGGAAGATAAATACCATGAGCAATTTTATCTGCATTTGTTTCATAGTCAAATTAGTTTTACCGTGTTAACGGGGGTTCTGTTGAATGCCGGCCAGTACAACTTCCTGTGGTAACTGGAAGAGACGACGTGGATCATTGGCGGTCAGAGTAGCTGATTCCCCGGTTACACTGGTATGTGTAACAGGTAGGTCATAGCGTAAGATGTCAAACCAGCGGGTACCTTCCTGCATGAACTCTGCCCGTTTGAAGTCGA contains the following coding sequences:
- a CDS encoding ATP-binding protein, with the protein product MELTKTVTPEFLTGGGEMGELIRSRDWSKTPLGPVEAWPQSLKTCVRIMLTSRQPMFVWWGGDLINLYNDAYRSILGGKHPAVLGSPASEVWTEIWDQVGPRAEVCMQQNVGTYDESLLLLMERNGYPEETYYTFSYSPVPGDEGGTSGIICANTDDTQRILGERQLRTLKDLGRYLAEAKDDADVYNRAVEILKENPADFPFACFYELSIQTGTLNMTAKTDELLSTDILPQELILESTIADDWQFPYVITHNRAARIEELQAKYGQLPSGCWTISPDQALVIPVMQNGQDCPFALLIVGINPHRQLDEKYTSFFQLVADQIAGSIVNVHTVEEARKRAEALLEIDRAKTAFFSNISHEFRTPLTLMLGPLEELLSQQDGVLTKQQEANVTATHRNAMRLLRLVNTLLDFSRIEADKVRAQYFPVNLSDVTTDIASTFRAAVEHAGLEFNVTCKDLSMAAYVDRDMWEKVILNLLSNAFKYTLQGSISVILEESDQHAILLVRDTGVGIPVSELPNMFERFHRVKQSKGRSFEGTGIGLSLVRELVQLHNGDISVESEEGKGSTFAVKIPLGRAHLPEEQVVENAGAGTNQTPGLSAAYVNEAMYFNRQQDSNGIDIDRIEEGEERARVLIVDDNADMRDYLQRLLEKQYYIETAANGKLALEKIATHQPELIISDVMMPEMDGIELLHHVKHNPATESLPVILVSARAGEEATIEGYDIGADDYLTKPFSAKELQARVRAQIRVSRLHRHALDILQHSAEELEKKVEARTSELLRKNSELEQFAYIASHDLQEPLRKIRTFSELLQKSLQKGNPVNNYFDKIQSSAERMTQLIKDVLDYSRLSNTEEKFVPIDLNTILQQVKGDFDLLIEQKQATIKSNTLPVVKGIPLQLQQLFTNLIGNSLKFCENQPLISIFASPLPAPEIPFYPGLQEDISYVKLEFSDNGIGFEQQFAERIFAIFQRLNERKVYAGTGIGLALCKKIVENHHGIIRANGKLNEGATFTVILPA
- the infC gene encoding translation initiation factor IF-3, encoding MPQGPRPSFNSNNPNRGRNPNFRREQQQEHRTNRMIRVPEVRLVGENIEVGVYRTEEALRMAEEQGLDLVEISPNAVPPVCRIIDYNKFLYEKKKKEKEMKAKAHKSEVKEIRFTPNTDDHDFDFKAKHAEKFLKDGNKVKTYVQFKGRAIMFKERGELILLKFAERLAEVGALEGMPTMEGKRMIAIFAPKSAKKKSDGGKEDRPKEDRPKDDRPREDRPQQPREPRPAPTPSEGKPE
- a CDS encoding putative zinc-binding metallopeptidase, which produces MKQMQIKLLMVFIFLGSIMACSKDDKIDSVNIPGLGGETWVKGPLDFWLDSVFTKPFNIEVKYRFERYELTLDKTLVPVMESKVQPVMSTIQKTWIAPYIAEAGETFFKTYCQKQFVLVGSPQFNSNNTITLGTAEGGRKIVLFWLNDFLLTDKPFVKEMLHTIHHEFAHILHQTIMYPVEYKRISTGYTGSWNDYTLEEALDRGFITQYARSAPDEDFVEMISTMLVEGKDGYEAIIAEAPDDAQAKFRQKEEIVVRYFMENYNIDFYRLQTRVQDAIDNL
- a CDS encoding DUF4302 domain-containing protein gives rise to the protein MLYNRLYIILLAFLFAACSKDKTESLFGEKPEERLEEAMKEYKATLTGSAYGWKTGVYPAAGGGYAFYFKFGANDRVTMYSDVTPDAASQGLESTYRLKAVQRPSLLFDTYSYLHLLSDPDPNVYGGATGQGYAIDFEYSIDAVSADTIKLTGIANNTRMVMVKATQAEAEAYAAGDFVSLIDNMQSYMAQNPWLYLEFSDGRKLQVSVNSFAKNFTLIYIDDAGQVQLLSTGYYYTLNGLYLKNPITYNGNTFHELFWDPVKEVFYVTVNGQRVEVKVSPSSVVPAHRLLGIDFASLIVPPQALPGWSADFTTIYTTAANAIRTGPYRLTLYYTEFAFDVTQGIMNVDVYVIQNNNLYLAQYPFTYTKTNAGVFKFTGQTFRGNAGLIATEMKPLLDYIRNDRFTMDFLVDSQEGKLAQLKSVEHPTFFFSGYPQ
- a CDS encoding response regulator translates to MQEKIICFLIDDDDDDQEIFALALDTIDPDITCITANDGIEALNKLNIDSDFIPDFIFLDLNMVRMNGRECLTEIRKLPRLKKTPVIIYSTSSEQKDITETKSLGANDYIVKPPSISELVKRLEQVLRGRIQTI